The region GTCCGGACCTGCTAGTGAAACGCGGATCGCTGAATCGCCCGTCAATCACACTGCAGACGGTCACGTTTACAAGCGACGCAGAGAGGCTCGCCTGGCTCGCACAAACCGTCCATTTTCTGCCCGGCAGCGGCATCATCTATGCCCTAACGAAGGCTCACGTGCAGTACATCGTCAGTTGGCTCACGCACTGCGGCCTTTCGGTCAAGGGTTACACAAGTGACTCAGAGGATCGTGCTGTTCTCGAGCAGGAGCTTAAGGAGAACAAGGTCAAGGCGCTTGTCGCGACCTCGGCGCTTGGCATGGGCTATGACAAGCCTGACCTAACTTTCGTTATCAACTACCAGCCGCCGTCCTCTGTCGTCCACTATTACCAGCAAGTGGGTCGCGCCGGGCGTGCGATCGACGATGCTCGCGGAATCGTACTGGCGGTCAAGAACCAGCTGGACATCAACACCTACTTCATCGATAGCGCGTTTCCAAGGCCGGATGAGGTGACCGCGGTCATGGAGGCGCTCGATACGGCTGGGGACAATGGCCTTTCGGTGCCGGCTCTTCAGGAGGTCATCAACTTGAGCAAAGGACGAATCGACAAAACGCTGACCGCCCTTTCCGTCGAGAGCCCCGCGCCGATCGTGAAAGAAGGCTCAAGCTGGAAGGTCACAGGTAGCAAGTTGGCGGGTAGCTTTTGGGAGACGGCCGAAAGGGTGACCGACCTGCGGCGGGCCGAGCATGCTCAGATGAAGGCGTACATGGCCCTCACCGAAGGCCACATGAAGTTCTTGGTCGCGGCTCTCGATGGTGACCCGACGTCCATTGAGGCGCCGCGCAGTCCGCCGTTGCCCGCCGCGGTCGACCCGGCGTTCGTTGCGGAGGCGGATCGGTACATGAAGGACACCAGCTTGCCGATCAAGGCGCGCAAGAAGTGGCCAGACGGAGGATTGGACGGATACGGGCTGCGGGGAAATATCGCTGAGAAGCTGCGTGCGGGAGAAGGCTTTGCGCTCTCGATGTACGGTACGGCGGGGTGGGGCGACATCGTCCGTGATGCTCGCTACGTACACGGGCACTTCGGCGACGACCTCGTTAAGGCCTGCGCCGGGCTGGTGCGCCGGTCTGCTTTTAAACCAGCTCCAGAATGGGTCACCTGCATCCCGTCACTCAAAAATCCGAATCTCGTGCCAGGCTTTGCGAAGCGGCTTGCCGCTGAGCTTGACCTTCCGTTCCACGCGGCGCTGAAGAAGGTGAAGCACACCTCAGCTCAGAAGTCCATGCACAATAGCTCTCAACAGGCGAGGAACCTGGATCAGTCGCTTGAATTCAGCGACTTTGACGGCAAGGTCGGTCCGGTGTTGTTGGTCGACGATATCGTGAACTCGGGCTGGACGTTCACGATTGGCGCTTGGCTGCTGCGCTCTAACGGTTGCGGCGAAGTGTGGCCCCTCGCGCTTGCCAAAACTGGGAATGAAGAATGAGTCTGCAGATCTCCGAAAACTGCCAAGCGATCCTGCTCTTGACGGCGCCCTTGATGGTCGACAAGGTTGGCGCCCGTGCAGAACTGCTGAAGCAAAGTGAGTACAGCGACCTCACAAGGTTCCTCGTGCAAGAGGGCTTTCAGCCGTCCGACCTTCTCCGCCCACAGTCTCCTGCGCTGCGCCAAGCCGAGAACCTGTTCGGGCTAGGACGGCTGACCCGCTTGGTGGGCAGAGGATTTCAGCTTGCCCAGGCGCTTGATTACTGGAGTGCGCGTTCCATCTGGGTAGTTAGTCGCGCCGATGCCCGGTATCCCAAGCGGGTCAAGTCACGCCTTAAGCACGAAGCGCCGCCCGTCATGTACGGTTGTGGCGATTTGGATCTTGTCGACAACGGCGGCTTGGCTGTCGTAGGTTCCCGTGACGCGGACGACGAGATGCTGAGCTATGCCCAGCGCGCCGGAGAGAGGGCGGCAAGTGCTGGCAGAGGCTTGATCTCCGGAGGCGCTAAGGGTGTCGACAGTGCTGCGATGGATGGGGCTGAGGCTCTTGGCGGCATAGTCTGCAACGTCATGGCAGAAGGACTTGCGCAGGCGGCAATCAGTCGGCGATTCAGAGACGGCCTTCAAGAGAGGCGCACATTGCTGATCTCGCCCTACGACCCAAGCGCTGGCTTCAACGTCGGGCACGCCATCGCGCGCAATAAGTTCATCTTCGCGTTGGCTGACGTCGGCTTGGTCGTGAATTCAGACTTGGAGCGTGGTGGGACGTGGGCAGGCGCGATAGAGCAGCTTCGCAAGCTTCACTTCGTTCCGCTCTACATCCGATCGAGTGGCAAGCGTTCAGCGGGCCTAGACGCTTTGCTCCGAGAGGGAGCCTTGCCCTGGCCAGAGCCAAAGGATGGGGAAGCGCTAGAAGCTTTGTTTGCGGATCGATCAAACGATAGCCAGGCGGCCGCTGCTGCGGCTTACCAGGGACTTCTTGACTTCAAGATTGCTGCTGGTGCGCTGAGCGGGGGTTCGGATGCAGTTCCAGATGCAGTGCGCCAGGTGTCGATGCTTGAAGAGCCGGCTAGCGACCCAGAGGCCCTCGAAGAAGGTAAGTCAGATTCGTCGACTGCAACCGCAAAGTCGACACTCCTTGAGGCTCCTTCGAATTCGCCAGTTGACTTGAAGGAGGAGATGTTCGCGACCTTTGAACGATTAATTCGGCAGTTACTTCACTCACCCAAGAAGGCCGCTCAGATCGCCGACGAGTTGGATCTGAATCAGATGCAGACGCGGAACTGGCTGGACCGGCTGGTTGCCAAAGGTGTAATCGAAAAGAAGAAGAGCGACGCGACCTATCGTCTTGTCGTTTGAGGTCCCTCTGACGAGCGAGCCTCGCTGAGGCCGCACCCAAGTCCGAAATGCGATCCTCGGGGGCAGTCCGCCAAATCGACAGCCCTTTCGTCAGGGCGTGCCATAGCCTTGCTGTCGCCTGGTCTTTGCAATAAAGCGAGACGCGCGCTGAGCCAGTCGTTCGGTGCCTGCGCGAAGCAGGTACGAATGTCGACAGACTCTGTCAAGCGTAGTACTTGAAATTGTGCTTCCAACTGGTTGGGGGAAGCCCAGGATTTGCAAGAATAATTTCGCCAACTCGGTCGGAATATTTGATGGTGATAGGCCGGCCTTCACCAAGCTGGCAAGAGTTGTAGTTCAGCTTGGTCAATCCCAGGATGTCTTTGGCTACCTGAACGATGTCACCTTCTCCAAATTGGATGGTGATTGAGAGCGGGACGGGAATCTCGAAGCCGTCGTAGCTCGCGATGCGAGCTTTGAAGCCATTGGTGTACAGAAGGCCGTGGCGGTTTGTCCGCTGCCAGAAGACGCCACGTTGGACGGGATACTGGCCTCGTTTTCCGACGTCTGGATGGTCGTCATAGCGGTACAGGCGCTGACCGCCGCGGTCTTGGCGAACACGAATCGAGATTAGTTTCACGTCCTCTGGAACCGCCTTCAAAAATCCCTTGTATTCCTCCAGACTCACACCTGAGTGTGTATGCAGAAAAATCTCCTTTAGTGGTCGACCGTCTTGTTCCTGGTAGGTTTTGATGGTGCCTCGCAGCAGCGCCTCAGCTTTTTCTGGTGGAAGGTGATATTCGCCTGTTTTGGCTGAGTACCAAGCACCAAATTCACCGACGAAAACAACGCCGTCGCCGCTGTCCAAGAACATCTGTGCTGCGCAGCATGCCGTACGCTTATTTTCGGCGAGTTTGTAGGCCAGGCCAACGTAGCAGACGCCTTCTCGAGCCCAGGGCGTTTTCCATGGCTTCGCGCCGCACTTGTAGTAGATGGCTGTGCCGAAATTCCATAGCCGGTCGGACAGCGGGTTTTCGCCTTTTTCGCCGAGACGTACCTTCGGCGTGATGTGGAGCGTTGACTCCTTGATGATTTGCACTGGCAGGTCGAGTCCCATCAATCGGCCCTTGAGTTGCCGGCGGAAGTCCGGCGAGTAGCTACGAGATTCCTCGAATGTCTCCAAGGTCTCGCGAACAGCGGTCACTGCCTCGTCCTCAAAGTCGTCAAACATTCCCTGCTGGCCGGTTTCTCGGTCAACGATTGCCTGCTCCAAGAAAGAACGCTCGTCGCGGCTTCGTCCAGCATCGCTACGCTTGCTCAGAGGAATGATTGAGTTCGGACGGCAGTTCTCAAAGACTTCGTCGGGGACAACGCAGATGGCCAGAGCGGGGCGTGAATCTAGCTTTCCGAGCTTTTCCACCTGCTCCATATACAGGCCAGTGACCGCGAATGCGCGGTCGTGTTTATCGGCTTTACGTGACGCATCCGAGAGCTTCTCTGCGTCAATGGCATAGCTGCGAACCGGTGATGGCCATTTGGCACCGAAGGCCACATCAAAGCCTGGAAACGGTGGCCACGCCCGATGTCTGGCAGGGTCGATGCAGGAGGCTGGCGCATTCAGCGCGGCGCACCAACTCTTCCAGGCCTCTATGCCGCTAGCAGTGCCGAGAACAATGTTGTCCGGGAGCTGCTGCCTTGCCTCTGCAGGTCCAAAGAGGGCTAGTCCGTCATGCGGGTCTTCAGCGGTTTGGCCATGGCCAAATTCAAGAAGTGGCTCGCCCAGAAAATGAAATGTGTTGCTCATCGAGCTTCTCCAACCTGGGGCATGCCATCACTCTCGTCGGATCCGTCTTCTTCATCTTCGCGAGTCCTGTTTTCGGCGAGCTCTTCGCTCATATCGACCATTCCTGCGAGGGCATGCACGTCGAGTCCGACTGGGCACATCCATTTGAGCGGGTCAGTACTCATCGTTACGGCTCGGCGTCCTTCGCCATATCGAATGAGACCAGGTTCTGCTTCCAATGCTTGAACTACTCCAAGTAATCGCGGGAGCCAGTCTTTGTTCCACCAATTCTTCGTCACAACCTTGCGACGTCGTCCCAGCTCTTTAAGCTCATAGACCTTGCCATTGAGGTCCGTCGGGCGGACATAGACGTTGACGACAACGTTCCAACTCCCATCAACGTCTCGTTGTGGCTGGAACTTAGGAGATAGTTGGTAGAGGAATGGCGATGCCCTTTCACCCCAGCCTTTGGTCCGTTTGCCGGTGAGGCTGACGCGGGTGTCTCGCCCGTCAACGTGTCGGATACGCTGCGTCCATGCGCCATCTTCGCGCTCCGGAAAATAATAGATTCTTCTGTCTGGACACCAAGCCAGCCCCTTTTGCGCACAAACGACGGTAAGGCTCCGGCGAACTAATTCCTTCGCGACATCCTCTGTCTTCTTGCCATCGCGCTCTGGGTTGTCGGCCCACAGAAATTCAGGGGTGCGTATTGCCTTGACGGAAGGAATGGCGTTCGCCGGAGGCGGGGTGAAGGCGACCAACCGGTAGGCATTCAACTCCACAAACGCCCAGCTCGTTCTCAGTTCATCGAGCTTTGCCGTGGATAGCGCTGAGTGGAGGTCGTAGACCAACATCGTCTCAGGCAATCCCAGCGCAAAGATGTTTGCGAAAACAGGCTCTTCCTTCGCGATGGTGACCCGCGTAGGCATGTAGTCGTTCAGCGCTATAGCTTTGCCCTGGTCGAGCATGATGTCTGGCTGAATTCCGAGACCTGCCAACCTGGCCACGATTTGCTCAAGACCTGTGCTCCAGGAATGTGAGAAGTCTGCCGGGGTGGAAGGGCGTAATCGAGAGGGCAACTTTGACGGCTCAATCTCGGATGCTTTGCAGAGAAGCACCAGTGCTCCTTTCCCCGCCGCCAAAGCGCACCGCTCGAGCAGCAATTCATCGGCCATGCTGGATTGCGACAAGACGGGGACGTATTGTGTGGCCCTTAGGTCAATGAGCTTCCGAACGCTCTCGTCTTGGTTTTCACCTGCAAAAGGCGCGGTGCCTCGGCACCAGACTCGGAAACCCGCGAGCGTGAGTCTGCGCGAAAGCCAAGTTGCGAGCGCATGGTCGGAGTCGACATGGTCAATAACCAGGGTATCTCGGCTCTCAGAAAGCGATTCACCACCTGCTTGCGGAAAAAACGGAGGCGTGAAGATGCTGGGATGCTGCGCCACGAGATGGCGCTGAGGTCCGACCAGTAGCACCCTTAATCTTTCCAAGTCGAAGAGGTCTAGCGTCCAACCGAACTCACTTCGGACGAGTTCATGAGCGCCGTCCTTTTCCGCAGCGTTCAATGCTTCTGTGCATACGAAAACGAACAAATCTGGGTTGTGAGCCTGTTCGCAGACCCGAGCGCAATCGCTTTTGAGCTTGGTCTTCCAGTCGCCCCGAACTGTGTACGCAAAGACGATTTTTCGCCCGTTCGAATCGGATCGAATGATTGCGTCACGCCCGCCGTCACCGGTTCCCCCCAATGGGTCTATCCCGGGATAGTCGGTACCTGCAAGGAGACCTGAACAGAGCCGTTCGAAGTCGCGGTAGCTTGAGACACGCTCTAAGCAATAGGTGATACGGTCAGCGGACATATGCGAAGCATACGATGCAGTTGTAGCATGTGTCCTGCTGGCTGGGCCGACCACGGCCTCTGCGCTTACTTTTTCTGCGGGGTTTGAAGGTTCATGCCGGGTCACATTGCGCATTTGGCGAGCGTCCGCTTTGAGGCGCACTGCCGCCGCTGAGCCATCTTCATCGAGCGCCGGCAACCAGTCTGCAGCGGACATTCAGTCTTCGGAGCCTCAAACAACGTCAACTTCTGCTTCCGGCCAGGAGCGGACGTCGAACCTTGTCGGCATCGACTGCCCGCACGCCCCTGCCGTTCCCCCGATTACTCGTCCGGCCACCCCTGCAAAGCCGCGGCCAAACCGACCTCTTCCCGCGCCTTGAGACGCGCACGCACGAGCACCGCCGCAGCCTCGCGCTCGGCAGGCAGGCGCCCGGCTTCGCCCATCAGCCGGATCTGGTCGGCGATCACCTGTTCGGCGTCGGCGGAGCTCGAAAGCGCGATGGCGGCCCGCGGTAGCAGGCTCTGCTTCCCGGCCAGGGACTCACCGGCCGCGCGGGCCAGCGGCTCCCAGAATTCGACCGTGAGCTGGTAAGCCACGGGCCCCAGGCGCGTGGACTCCGCCATCATGGCCGGCAATGCTGCGGCCATCGTCCCGGGAAACTGTCCTGCCGCGGCCGCGACCAGGAGTCGGCGGGCGCGCGCCTCGTCGGCCTCGCCCGCCAACCCCCTCAACAAGGCCATGCGTTCGCCCTGGGAAGGCGCGGACCTGAACGCTTCGAACAGCTGCGAGAAGGCCGCATCATCCAGCGTGCTCGCGCAGCCCACCAGCACGGCGATGCGGATGGACGGCGCCACCTGCGTTGCATCATTGGCCCTTGCCGCAGCGCATCGTGAGCGTACGCCTGCGAGCGCGGCCGGGTCTTCGAGCACGGCAAGCCGCTTCACCACATTCGCCCGCAACAGCGCAGCGGCAGCACTTTCGCCGGCGCGGGGTGCCCATCCCAGCCTCGTGAGCTCCGGGCCCAGGAAGCGCCGCTCGGCTGCTTTCATCGCGGGCTCGGCCTGCGTGCCGCGGAGGGCGACCGCCATCCACTCCCATTGCGCGACGGCAACGGTGAACAGCGTATCGCGGCCCTCCGCCTGCGAGCGCTTCACTGCCCGCAACAGGCCGAAATGCTCGCGCAAGGGCCGGGTGCCGCCCTGCACCGCGGCGAAGCTGTCGGCGAGGATGGCGAGCTGGTCCACCGGGGCAAGGGAGGGGTACGCCTCCAGCAGCCGATGCGCAAGGGGTGCATCGGGGAACACACGGTAGTAACCGGCACCGCCCGCGTTCACGACGACCGGGCGCTCGTCGCAACCAGGCCAGGTCATGGTGTGTTCCGGTCCTTCCATCAGGACCGGCTGGACCCTGTCGCCATGCGCGACGACGACAGGCACCGGCCAGGGCTCGTCGGTGAGTCCGTCGACCAGCGCGAAGCGCTTGCGGGTGAGGTGCACGCGCGTGGAGCCCGCTTCGCAGACCTGGCTGACGCCGATCGCCGGATAGCCCCTGCGCTCCGTCCAGAATTGCGCGACCCGCGCGACCGGCTTGCCCGATGCGAGCGCGAGGTGGTGCCACAAGTCTCCGGCGGTGGCGGGCTTGAACGCGCGGTCCTTCATGTAGGAAGCAAGCCCGCGCCTGAAGGGCTCCTCGCCGATCCACTGCTCCAGCATGCCAACGACCGCGGCGCCCTTGTCATAGGTGATGCCGTCGAACAGGTCGGCGACGCGATCTTCCATGACCAGCGCTCCGCGGATTGGCCGTGTCGCGGCGGTCGCGTCGCTGGCGAGCGTCGGCTCCAGGGCGATGCGGCGGCGCAGGGGTGTGCCCCACTCGGGATGGAAGTGATCCAGCGCCTTCGACTGGATCCATTCCGCGAAGGCCTCGTTCAGCCAGATGTCGTCCCACGACGCGGGCGAGACCAGGTTGCCGAACCATTGGTGCGCGATCTCGTGCGCCATGAACAGGTAGTTGAGGTAGCGCCGTTCGGCCGTGTCGCGGGCCGGGGCCAGGAGGAGCAGATTTTCGATGTAGCTGATGAGTCCCCAATCTTCCATGCCGCCGAACCGCACGCCAGGCACCGCCAACTGGTCGAGTTTGGGCAACGGATAGGGCTGGCCAAAGTAGTTGCTGTAGTAGGGCAACAGCTGCCGGGTCGCCTCCATCGCAAAGCGGCCCTCCTGCGCGCGCCCGCGAGCCGCGACGATCCTCAGCCGGATGCCATCGACTTCGTCTTCAATCCAATCGAGAGGCCCCACGGCCACGGCGAGGAGGTAGCTCACCATCGGCGGCGTGGGGTGCGAAGCTATGCCGCACCATCGGGCCCTCGGCCCGTTGCGCGGTGCGTGGCGTGTTCGAGAAGACTTCCTGGCCGGGTGGCGCCAGCACGTCCAGCTGAAAGACCTGCCGGAACAGCGGCGCGTCGAAGGTGGGCAGAAGGCGCCTGGCGTGCACGGCCTCCAGTTGCGTGGCCAGCATGCGTTCGGTGTTTTCTCCGCTGCGGTAAGTCACGGCGAAGAGGCCCTCGCCCGTCGAGTTCACCTTGCCGGTGTAACGCATGTGGAGCGTGTGTTCGCCTGGCTGGATCTGTTTCCCGTCGACGGGGCGCAGCGCCCAGCTCTCGCGAACGCTTGAAGTTCCGGCAACGCGAAGCTCGCGCGCCGTGGCGCGGCGATCTTTCAGCACTGCGGCCCCCTGCAACTGCAGCTCTCGCGCATTCAGCACGATCGCGTCGACCGGCTCGCGCACACGAATGTGAATCGTGGCTTCGCCTGCGAACGTCGGCATTGCCGGATCCAGCGTGAGCGTCAGTTGCGTGCGCGATGGCACGACCGACTTCGGCAAGGACGCTGGGGTGTCGTCGAAGACAAAGCGTGGCTGCGCGGTTGCGTGGCCGCACGCGAGCACGCACGACAGGAAGAGGCCCCATCCAGCTGTTGAAATTATTTTCTGCACGGAGCCCTTTGAAGTAGGTCCGATAGTGACCACACCCGGCAGGTTGCGCAAGTGCAATCGAGTCGACGGCTGTTGCAGCCCTTCATAATCAAAGCCTGACCTCCGCCTGTTGAGATGCCCACCTTTCCTCATGGATAAATTCTTGCTGCAACAGCAGGTGCTGAATCGACTCGCCGAAGACCTGCTGCAAGCCGAACAGTCAGTGCGCGCGGCCCATGAAACGGCGACCCACGAAGAAAACATCGCCGAAAACAAATACGACACATTGGGACTCGAAGCCGCATACCTCGCCACCGGGCAAGTTCGGCGCGCCGAAGCCATCCGCCAGGCGCTGGCTACTTGGCGACAATTCCGCCCGCATCCCTACGACGCCAGAAAAGGCATTCAGCTCGGCGCGCTGGTCTGCCTGGTCGACTCCGACGATAAGCAGCAGTACCTCTTTCTCGGCCCGGAGGGGGGCAGCATGAAGTTGGTCAGCGGCACCCAGCTCGTTCAGGTCATCAGCAGCGAAGCCCCTTTGGGCAGGGCCATGCTGGGCAAATGCGAGGGTGATGAGGTGTCGATACAGATTGCCCTCATCCGGCAGCAGTTTGAGGTGCTGCGGGTTCATTGAGCCGTGAACGCTCCTGTGGCTGCTTTCGGCCAGAAGCAGACGTCGAGATCCCCGCCCATCCACCATCCTCTGCTACCCTGCGCCCATGCGACAGTACCAAGCCCGCATCGCCGTCGACACCCGCGGCCGCGGCCTGCTCGAGATCACCGGCCAGGTGGCGGACGTGGTTCAGGGCAGTGGCATCCGGCAGGGCCTGCTGACGCTCTTCGTGCAGCACACCTCCGCGAGCCTGCTCATCCAGGAGAACGCGGACCCCGATGTGCAGGCCGATCTCGAGCGTTTCTTCGCGCGCCTCGTGCCCGACGGCGACGCGCTCTTCCGGCACCGCAGCGAAGGCCCCGACGACATGCCGGCGCACGTGCGCGCGGCGCTGACGGCGACGCAGCTCTCGATCCCGGTGGACGCGGGCCGGCTCCTGCTCGGCACCTGGCAGGGCATCTACCTGTGGGAGCACCGCACGCGCGGGCATCGGCGCGACATCGTCCTGCATCTCGTTGGAGAGTAGCCTCGAGTGCGTCCCTGTCCGCCGCGCGCAGCGTTACACACCCACTGAGTGCGTGCGAGAGAAGTTGATCGCCTCACCCCACCTGCCGATCGTCCACATAGCACCAGCGCCAGTCCTCCCCCGGCTCCGCCGACTGGATGACCGCATGCCCCGTCGCATGGAAGTGCCGCGTCGCGTGCTTGTTCTTCGACGCGTCGCAGCAGCCCACGTGGCCGCAGTGCAGGCAGGTGCGCAGGTGCACCCAGTCATCGCCCATCGCGAGGCATTCGCGGCAACCGCGGTCCGCCGGCGCCTGCGGGTGATCGGGCACATGGCTGCAAGGCCGGATGCTCATTTCGTGTTCTCCTTGGCGACTTCAAGAAACCGGTGCAGCGCCGCGACCACGGCGGCGCCTTCGCCGATCGCCGCGCCGACGCGTTTGGTCGAGCCCGCGCGCACATCGCCCACCGCGAACACGCCCGGCAGGCTCGACTCGAGCTCGCCTCGGCCCGGCCCGCCGGTGACCACGAAGCCGGCCCGGTCGAGCGCGACGCCGCAATCAGCGAGGAAGGCCGTCTCCGGCGACGCGCCGATGAAGAGGAACAGGTTGCGCACGTTGCGCCTCGTCGCGGCGCCGGTGTCGCGGTCGCGCCATTCGACGCTGGCGAGGTGCCCGGCGGCATCGCCTTCGAGCTGCGACAGTTCCTGCCACGGCAGGACGGTGATGTTGTCCGCCGCCTCGATGCGGTCGATCAGGTAGCGCGACATCGTGGCCGCCAGCCCCGCGCCGCGCACGAGCACGGTGACGCGGGCCGCGTGCGCCGCGAGGAAAACGGCCGCCTGCCCGGCGGAGTTGCCGCCGCCCACGAGCACCACTTCCTCGCCGCGGCACAGGCGGGCCTCGATCGGCGAGGCCCAATACCAGACGCCCCGGCCCTCGAAGGCCGGCAGGTTGCGCGCGTCGGGGCGGTTGTAGCGCGCGCCGCTCGCAACCACCACGGCACGCGCACGCAGGCGACGTCCGTCCGTCAGGCGCAGCGCGGGCGGTGCGTCCGGCAGGCATTCGAGCGCCGTCACCTGCGCGGGCACCAGCACGCGCGCGCCGAACTTCTGCGCCTGCACGTAAGCGCGGCCGGCCAGCGCCTGGCCCGAGATGCCGGTCGGGAAGCCCAGGTAGTTCTCGATGCGCGCGCTGGCGCCGGCCTGGCCGCCGTAGGCGCGGCAGTCGAGCGCCACGACCGCGAGCCCTTCGCTCGCGGCATACACCGCGGTGGCCAGGCCGGCGGGGCCGGCGCCGACGATGGCGACGTCGTAGAGCTCGTGGTGCTCGTCCGGGTTGAGCAGGCC is a window of Caenimonas aquaedulcis DNA encoding:
- a CDS encoding FAD-dependent oxidoreductase, with translation MANTEPDLFSGRREQMFPVLGESDLARAARFGTPRSFATGEYLFRAGEPGPGMFILLSGLVTISQRDGLGHVVPIIREGAGAFLAEVGQLSGAPALVDGVAEEPVEALLLPPAQLRALITAEAELGERITRALILRRVGLIERGVAGAVLIGDAQSPHLVRLENFLRRIGHPYHVVGPHDDASACSLATQYANRPHEVLVVCPNGSILVDPDEGQLAQCLGLLNPDEHHELYDVAIVGAGPAGLATAVYAASEGLAVVALDCRAYGGQAGASARIENYLGFPTGISGQALAGRAYVQAQKFGARVLVPAQVTALECLPDAPPALRLTDGRRLRARAVVVASGARYNRPDARNLPAFEGRGVWYWASPIEARLCRGEEVVLVGGGNSAGQAAVFLAAHAARVTVLVRGAGLAATMSRYLIDRIEAADNITVLPWQELSQLEGDAAGHLASVEWRDRDTGAATRRNVRNLFLFIGASPETAFLADCGVALDRAGFVVTGGPGRGELESSLPGVFAVGDVRAGSTKRVGAAIGEGAAVVAALHRFLEVAKENTK
- a CDS encoding DEAD/DEAH box helicase, whose protein sequence is MKYDQARALQLLREGSGNPAATFRDSQEDAIRHLVTGAAGRLLVIQKTGWGKSFVYFIAAKLIREQGGGPTLLVSPLLALMRDQEMAAERMKVTARTVNSTNRMDWAEIAEQIEEGKIDVLMFHPKQLASAEFQASLLARIPNVSMLVVDEAHCISDWGHDFVPEYKLVTRLISTLPSNLPVLATTATANERVSNDLERILGPDLLVKRGSLNRPSITLQTVTFTSDAERLAWLAQTVHFLPGSGIIYALTKAHVQYIVSWLTHCGLSVKGYTSDSEDRAVLEQELKENKVKALVATSALGMGYDKPDLTFVINYQPPSSVVHYYQQVGRAGRAIDDARGIVLAVKNQLDINTYFIDSAFPRPDEVTAVMEALDTAGDNGLSVPALQEVINLSKGRIDKTLTALSVESPAPIVKEGSSWKVTGSKLAGSFWETAERVTDLRRAEHAQMKAYMALTEGHMKFLVAALDGDPTSIEAPRSPPLPAAVDPAFVAEADRYMKDTSLPIKARKKWPDGGLDGYGLRGNIAEKLRAGEGFALSMYGTAGWGDIVRDARYVHGHFGDDLVKACAGLVRRSAFKPAPEWVTCIPSLKNPNLVPGFAKRLAAELDLPFHAALKKVKHTSAQKSMHNSSQQARNLDQSLEFSDFDGKVGPVLLVDDIVNSGWTFTIGAWLLRSNGCGEVWPLALAKTGNEE
- a CDS encoding GreA/GreB family elongation factor, with product MDKFLLQQQVLNRLAEDLLQAEQSVRAAHETATHEENIAENKYDTLGLEAAYLATGQVRRAEAIRQALATWRQFRPHPYDARKGIQLGALVCLVDSDDKQQYLFLGPEGGSMKLVSGTQLVQVISSEAPLGRAMLGKCEGDEVSIQIALIRQQFEVLRVH
- a CDS encoding DNA-processing protein DprA, with protein sequence MSLQISENCQAILLLTAPLMVDKVGARAELLKQSEYSDLTRFLVQEGFQPSDLLRPQSPALRQAENLFGLGRLTRLVGRGFQLAQALDYWSARSIWVVSRADARYPKRVKSRLKHEAPPVMYGCGDLDLVDNGGLAVVGSRDADDEMLSYAQRAGERAASAGRGLISGGAKGVDSAAMDGAEALGGIVCNVMAEGLAQAAISRRFRDGLQERRTLLISPYDPSAGFNVGHAIARNKFIFALADVGLVVNSDLERGGTWAGAIEQLRKLHFVPLYIRSSGKRSAGLDALLREGALPWPEPKDGEALEALFADRSNDSQAAAAAAYQGLLDFKIAAGALSGGSDAVPDAVRQVSMLEEPASDPEALEEGKSDSSTATAKSTLLEAPSNSPVDLKEEMFATFERLIRQLLHSPKKAAQIADELDLNQMQTRNWLDRLVAKGVIEKKKSDATYRLVV
- a CDS encoding M1 family metallopeptidase yields the protein MSYLLAVAVGPLDWIEDEVDGIRLRIVAARGRAQEGRFAMEATRQLLPYYSNYFGQPYPLPKLDQLAVPGVRFGGMEDWGLISYIENLLLLAPARDTAERRYLNYLFMAHEIAHQWFGNLVSPASWDDIWLNEAFAEWIQSKALDHFHPEWGTPLRRRIALEPTLASDATAATRPIRGALVMEDRVADLFDGITYDKGAAVVGMLEQWIGEEPFRRGLASYMKDRAFKPATAGDLWHHLALASGKPVARVAQFWTERRGYPAIGVSQVCEAGSTRVHLTRKRFALVDGLTDEPWPVPVVVAHGDRVQPVLMEGPEHTMTWPGCDERPVVVNAGGAGYYRVFPDAPLAHRLLEAYPSLAPVDQLAILADSFAAVQGGTRPLREHFGLLRAVKRSQAEGRDTLFTVAVAQWEWMAVALRGTQAEPAMKAAERRFLGPELTRLGWAPRAGESAAAALLRANVVKRLAVLEDPAALAGVRSRCAAARANDATQVAPSIRIAVLVGCASTLDDAAFSQLFEAFRSAPSQGERMALLRGLAGEADEARARRLLVAAAAGQFPGTMAAALPAMMAESTRLGPVAYQLTVEFWEPLARAAGESLAGKQSLLPRAAIALSSSADAEQVIADQIRLMGEAGRLPAEREAAAVLVRARLKAREEVGLAAALQGWPDE
- a CDS encoding secondary thiamine-phosphate synthase enzyme YjbQ yields the protein MRQYQARIAVDTRGRGLLEITGQVADVVQGSGIRQGLLTLFVQHTSASLLIQENADPDVQADLERFFARLVPDGDALFRHRSEGPDDMPAHVRAALTATQLSIPVDAGRLLLGTWQGIYLWEHRTRGHRRDIVLHLVGE
- a CDS encoding UBP-type zinc finger domain-containing protein, encoding MSIRPCSHVPDHPQAPADRGCRECLAMGDDWVHLRTCLHCGHVGCCDASKNKHATRHFHATGHAVIQSAEPGEDWRWCYVDDRQVG